TGGTAGGCAGCATTTCCCTTTCCAAGGGCACTGGGTGGTCAGAGTCTTTCTGGCGGTGTAGATCCAAGGAGTTCACAGACGGATGGGGGCGGatcctgggggtggggcaggggtgtgTTGGGGGCGAGGCTTGCTTGGGGGCCTGGGGAGGTGCTGGGACTGGAAGGGGGTCAGGGCAGGGAGCAGAGAATGAGAGAAGGGCAGGGTGGAGCCTAGAACAGGCTGGGGCAGGTGTGGTTGGTGCCCTCCTCCATCTCCATTCCTAGctcctccctctcctgcctccctaaGGTCTCCGCCCCGAGAGTCTACACCCCTGACTGCACCCCCGGTTTCCTAGACAGGGAGCAAAGTTGACACCGCCGACATGGAAAACTGCAGCCGACACCTGAAATCCCTTTACATTAGGAAAAAGAGACTGCGCTTCTGCGGATCCGgggtaaataaaaatttatgggCGAGGATGTTCCTTTCCAAAGGACAATGGAAGTGAAAAATCGGGATGGCATCaggtcccaaagcagggggctccCCAGAAATTCTGATCTGGGCCACGGGGGACAGAAAGGCGAGAGGATTGATGGACCAGTGTCCAGCCCTGAGGGAGTCAGATTCTGGAAGAGCACACGCCCCAGAATTCCTGCTATGGGTGACACTCTCAGGGGACCCCCACCACCCACACAAACAGAAAGGGCTGGAACCAGATACCACCTGTTACGGCTCTCCTTCTAGGCAGAAGGACTTGGTTTCCTTGATTCTTAATCTCTTTATAATTCTCTATTTCActgtaataaacatttattgtccTCTTAATAAAACagctttagaaataaaaagtagggctgcagcaaaagcagttcctAAGAGGGAAGCTCCTGTGATAAAGGCCCGCATCAGGAGACAGGAGAAGCCTCAAATAAACACTGCCATGTCAAGGAATGAGAAAGGGAAGAACAAACGAAGCCCGAAGTCTGCAGAAGGAAGAAGACAACAAAGACCAGAGTGAAAAATAAacgaaatgaaaataaaaacccaaCAGAAAAGATCAGCGAAATGAAGATCTGGTTCTTTAAATTCGTTTaacaaaagttaaacaaaatgaaCATTAGCTACActcaagaaaaagagagggggctcgaatcaataaaatcaaaaatgaaagagaattggCAACCAACACCACAGAAGAAGACCACAACACTAGAATTCCTTAGTTGTAAATCTCAGTCCCACTGTGATCCCAACTGTATTATGCTctccaaaaacaaacagaaaaagcacTAAATAATGTTACTCCACAGAGGAGTGAGAGAGGAATAACTTTAgaatggtttttaatctttctagAATTAAAGTAATATACACATTATAAAACACAGAAACGTCAAGGAGAAGACATCGATCACGCTCAGTGGTGACCCTGGTGAGTGGTTTGACGCATATCTCTCAGCTGCGTCTCTCCTGCTAGCTCTTCCTCTCACATACAGATTCATTCACCTCTGTTTGTGTCTCCCTGTTGACATCACATCCATGTGGTCTTATAGCCGGGATCCTGGATGCAGAGGGTTGGGCCACGTGAGTCTCAGGTAAGACCATCCTGGGATGTCCCTGCCGGCACCCACTTTATCAGCTACAGGGCATTCACTCGACCATGCAGACCACACCTGGTGGATCCCATCCCCTCTCCACAGACATGAGTGTTTCTGGTCCCCTGCTATTTCAACCAGCGCATTGATGGAGACTCTTGACAACGCATCCGTGAAAAACTAAGCGAGGGTTCCTGTGGGTGAGGTCCTAGGATTCGCTCTTCAGGTACACGCCCTTGGGATCCTGCCCACCTGACACCCCCAAGTGCACAGGCACACGTGTGCACGTGGGCATACACATCACGCGAGGATCCCTGTGGGTGAGGTCCTGGGAGTCGCTCTGCAGGTAAAGGGATGCACCTGTGGAGCTTTGGGGTCCCACACACGGTTCTCCCAGAGCGGAGTGTCCTTCCACACTGCCCTCCAGGGGTCTGCTGGGCCTCACACTGTCCCCAGGGCTGGGTGTCACCCAGGGTGGCGGTGGCACCGCTGTCTCCACGTTTACGTTCTCGTGTCCTCACTGGGGAGGCTGGGCATGTGGCGCATACTGACCGTGTGTGTTGCCTTTTGTTGGCGTTGCGTGTGTTTGTGGTTTGTCTCCTTTAAAAACACTGACTCTGCAGAGTTTCCAGGACCACAGAGGTGTTAAGCATTTCCCTGGGacatgaggggacttccctggtggctcagatggtaaagaatccacccgaaatgcgggagccctgggttggatccctgggttgggaagatgcccctggaggagggcatggcaactcactccactcttcttgcctggagaatcccgtggacagaggagcctggtgggctacagtccacgaggtcacaaagagttggacatgcctgagcgactaagcagataGCACAGATATGAGGAATGCCGTTCCAGTTTGTGATTTATCTTTCcactttctgcattttttttggtttgtttttgccaCAGGAACGGTCAGCCGTTTTCCTTATGACTTCTAACTCTGGTGTCACACTCAATACAGGGATCTCTACCCTGAAGTTATGCACAAATTTACTAACAGTGCTTTAATCCATCTGGGATTTCCCTTAAAAAtcaaatgtgctttttttttttttttcaaataatgacATAAACCAAAAATTAGTCTTTCTTCAAAGATGCAGGAAGACACAAAAAGACAtttactatatgattccattgatAGGAAATATCTAGAATAGGTAAAGAAACAGATTAGGTgtggccaggggctggaggaaggaggaaaggggagTGAGCGCTTTGGGCACAGGGTTCCCTTTCAGGGGGTGAGACGTTCTCCACCAAGAGAGCAGTGGCGGCCATACAGCATTGTGAAGGTACTTAATGCTCACGAATTGTACGACTCAAAATGATGACAGCTGAAATACTATATTATATTTGAATATTCTAAATCATCTAATATAAGAgtgtagagaggaaaaaaaagaagccccAAGACAAaaagatgcgaagagctgactcactggaaaagatcctgatgctgggaaagattgaaggcgggaggagaaggggacgacagaggatgcgatgcttggatggcatcaccgactcagtgaacaagagtttgggtaaactccgggagttggtgatggacagggaggcctggcctgctgcagtccacggggtcgcaaagagtcggacacgactgagccactgaactgaactgaagacaaaaagCCCCATCacgggggaggggggaagaaaaGTCCTGTTTGGGAAGCAGGTGGAAGGTGTGGGCTGGGAGCTGGCCCCGGGGGCTGGTCCAAGGGAGGACCTGAGCGGCCTCCTCGTCTCGTTCCGCAGCTGCTAATGGAACCGGCGCTGGTGTCGGCGCCGCTCTCGAGCCGCCAGTAGGGGGAGCGCTCGAGCTGAAGGCGGACGCAGGCTTTGGGGCCGCCTTGACCTCTCTGCCCCCGCACCTGGCTCCTGTCACCTCTGATCCCGGATGGAGCTGACGCTGGAGCTGCAGAGGAGCAGAGACCACCCACACGCCTGCCTTTCCAAAGACAGGACCACATCCCAGAGGTTTCCGGAGAAGCCTCCGCCCCCAAACCCACAACACGACGTTGTCCCCGACGGCAGTCCCCACACAGGTGGTCTGAGGCCAGTCTCTGCTCCCCGTCCGACAGCTGCCGTGGGGGCGCCCCCCTGAGTCCAGCGCCCATCCCGACCTCCTCACCCTCTGGCTCTGCCATGGGGGTTCCCCCGAGTCTAGCACCCACCCCGACCTCCTCACCCTCTAGCTCTGCGGTGGGGGCGCCCGCTTGAGTCCAGCGCCCACCCCGCCCTCCTCACCCTCCGGCTCTGCCTCGCCGAGGCCCACGTGCTCCAGCTGGGCCAGGAGGAGGTGGGCCCGGCGCTCCAGGTCGGAGCCGGGCATGTTGAGCTGCACGTAGGCCACCAGCTGCCTGAAGCAGGGGAAGTCGGGGGGCTGAAAGAAGTCCTCTGATACTGGTTCAGCCAGGTGCCCAGGATGGAGGAGACGGCACTGGGGGTGGGCGGGCGGGCAGCAGAGTCAGGGCCTGGCCTTTCCTTCCTCTTGGCCCTCCCCTGGCACCCCCTGGGGGCCGGGCTTCTGGGCTCCCCCCGCCCATCTGGACGCCAAGGCCTGGTCAGCAGTGGGGGCGGGCAGTCTCAGCTGGAGCAAGCCCTCTGTCCACGGTGATCACCTCTTCTTTCCTGGGGAGCCTGACTCACTCCTgtccgccccccccacccccactctgacCTCCCCCCCAACCAAAGGGAATTGCAGGAGGGCAGGCAGGGCCGTGCCTGCTCTGTTCAAATTGCTCCGGCCTGGCTGtgctgcacacagtaggtgcttcatacagatctgctgaatgaatgaaccccAACCAGCACCTTACAGACACCTGAGTGGCCTGGGGCCTTCTGCCAGCCCCCAGTGATCCCTGCTCTGGCTAATCCCAGGAGGGGACCCCAAGATAGGATCTTGAGCTTCCTTTACAAATTGGAAAATGCCTCTGCCCAAGGGCTGGAAGCAGAGAGCTTCTTCatggggggcggggagcagggaagaaaatcttaatgaaaaccatcccatccctcagcagCCCTTTTCACAAGGCCGGGCACGGGGCCGCATGGTCCACACTTATCTGACGATCCTGACAACTCTTGGTAGCCCAGCTTTCATGTGGAACAgactcaggctcagagaggtaaagtgacATTCCCGAGACACACAGCAGGCAGGTGGGCGGAGAGCTGCTGTGCCAGGGAGGGGTGAGGCGCTCACCTCTTGAACAGCAGCTCCAGGACCTGCTGGGCGGGGGTGAAGGCTCGGTAGGCGCACAGGAAGCTGGTGACATAGGAGAGGTCGCTGGCCCGGAAGGCGGGCACCAGGCGCTTCAGCggcttctccagggggtctgcTGTGACCACCCTCTCCCTGAGGGGCTCATCCAGGTTCAGGGCGGATCCATTTTTCACACGGGGCTAATCTTCAGACAAAGAGGGACAGTTCGAAAAAACAAGCAGTGCAAAAACACTCACGTTTCTGTCCTGAAATTCATTTCCAATAAAGGAATTGGCTTGAAGAATCTTATAAAGATGTGAAAACTGACTCGGCGCCTGGCCAAGCCAGGGGCTGGATGGTGGGAAGGGAGGTGCCCAGACTCCTTGGGTTGGAACGATGGCCACTCAAGACGCAAAGCCCTTGGTGGAACCCTGGGTGGATTCCTGGGTGGCTTCTGAACAGGAAGTCCTCCCAGACATCTCACCAGCATTGACTTGGGAGGTGAATATGaccagcccaccagccttctgaCTGACTCTTCATCAGCCTGCTCCTGCTCTGAcataagccccttctccccttcccttccacGCATGCacatggtgggggcaggggacacaggactgCCCAGGAGGGATCAGAGTGGTGGCCTGCTCTGGTCCTCCCTGTGTCACCTCTGGGTGCCTCCGGGCCAACACCCTGAGGCATCCGGGGTGCAGACGGAGCCAAGGTCTACAGCTTTGGAAAAGGCTCTCAGGACAGGCTTTGCTGAGGCCAGAGCCTCAGACCCTGGGACACAGCAGAACGTGTTGCTGCCTCCAGCATCTGCAGACAAGTGGGCTGGGCGGGGTGCAGTCTCTAGGATGCAAGAAAAACCTCTGGGCACCTCCGGGACCCCCTGCCATCATTCTGGCATCTCTCCCTTCATCACGCTATAAGCCCAGGCCTGTTGTCAAGAGACTGGAAGCCCCTGCCCCCGTGGCAGAGCTGCCTCAAAACCACAAtcgctttcttctttttctctcgtCCCCTCCGTAGTGTTCACTCCCCTCTGATCCCTAACAgggcagtgagagagagagagtgtgtgtgtgtgtgtgtgtgtgtgtgtgcgcgtgtgtgctcCAGCATCTGCGTTTGCATGGCGATACCCAGAGGAAAGGACCCCAGATGGGAAGGGGCAGGCAGCTCCAGGTTCTTAGAGGTTCTCATTCCCAAAGTAAACCCCTCCCCCGGACGGTTGATCCCTGACCTAGGaggtggaatcttcccagctCCTCTGGACTCGGCCCACGTCGTGGCCTCAGGCCAGTTCCtgcctctctggcctcagtttaccAATTGCCGCATTAGAAGTATTTGGAGGAGATGCTGTTAGCCCAGCTCCTGGCTCCCGGGTGGGTTTGGTGAGGAAGCACTCTGGGCATGCGCAGGCCTCCCACCAACGGCTCGAAGCAGGTGGACCCCGCGCGAGACGCACGCAGGCCGGTGGACGGCGCACGCGCAGACCCCGCCTCACCGCGGGGATGCCCGCCAGTAACGGTGGTCCAAGCGGTGGGCCCAGGGTCCGTATCTCTGCCCCTGGCTCTGAACCCCCTCATCCATTTAGGCCTGGGGCCACCCCCGCCCTAGCCAGGCAGGGCCACAGGGCCCTGGCTGTTTGCTGGGAAGGCCTGGGGACCAGAGAGACACGGAAGGTGTCCCCCGTCTTGGTACCCGGATTCCACCCCGCTGTCCCGCCCAGGGCCTGGCCGGGTCCCAGGGAATGGAGCTGGAGACACTGAGTCTGGGCATGGCCGGTGGGGGGGCggtcccctgcccctcctcctctgcACCCTGCCCCTTGTCTGATGGCAGGACACTGGACACAAGTCCAGCACTTTGAGCGCCTTCCTCTTCTTGCTTTAAATCCCAACCCTCTCTCCCGAGGTCGGAGTCGCTGACTCCATCTTCAgtggaggagactgaggctctgagagtcGCCTCAGGAGCTGGCCTGTCACAGGGCCGGGATGTGGCCTTGCTataggtttgaacccaggtcattCTGACCCCCAAATCGGTTCTAGCACAGGAGCCTTGGAGATAGCTCTGA
This DNA window, taken from Bubalus kerabau isolate K-KA32 ecotype Philippines breed swamp buffalo chromosome 11, PCC_UOA_SB_1v2, whole genome shotgun sequence, encodes the following:
- the LOC129622640 gene encoding ral guanine nucleotide dissociation stimulator-like — translated: MPGSDLERRAHLLLAQLEHVGLGEAEPEAPASAPSGIRGDRSQVRGQRGQGGPKACVRLQLERSPYWRLESGADTSAGSISSCGTRRGGRSGPPLDQPPGPAPSPHLPPASQTGLFFPPPP